A region from the Brassica napus cultivar Da-Ae chromosome C8, Da-Ae, whole genome shotgun sequence genome encodes:
- the LOC106382933 gene encoding uncharacterized protein LOC106382933 isoform X1 yields MLVSRDRHKLTFSLFLQMAPRKRVVRTQTPRVAREVEDEHVQPAVQQQAAPPIDQDALRQMVQDAARQAAQEAVQQAAQEAARVAAQEIARQMAAVQQGPQIRMQQAPPVQVQHYHQVPHQPAPVQQYPQVPVQPVPGVFQVPPPPPAFPVQVPEVDETFIRVLGQMKYVSLEHFTGTTEPTVAHDWKHSLDKCLKTISCPPRLKLNIAELYLRGDASIWWDGVRLMHRGELTYDDFLYAFNKKYFPREALHEKKNDFEHLRQGAKSVREYEREFNQLRRFVGNNIDEEDLIRRFLDGMRVELRGRCSVVTYTSLEDLVEKAAVQEKCMGEEQKFSKAVQPKAGGASGSQKRPWEQTGAPRCGRCRRHHFGECFQCYNCDQFGHLAKNCRKPPRTQVATPAAAVAPAVAARSCYGCNQPGHIYRDCPRRGNAALPPPPKRPAIAPRVFAIGDPQGAEPIAGETDEQE; encoded by the exons ATGTTGGTATCCAGAGATCGGCATAAGTTAACTTTTTCGCTTTTCCTTCAGATGGCGCCCAGGAAGAGAGTTGTTCGTACTCAGACTCCCAGAGTTGCTAGAGAGGTTGAAGATGAGCATGTCCAGCCCGCAGTTCAGCAGCAGGCGGCTCCGCCTATTGATCAGGATGCTTTGAGACAGATGGTTCAGGATGCCGCTAGGCAGGCTGCACAGGAGGCAGTCCAGCAAGCTGCCCAGGAGGCTGCCCGAGTAGCTGCTCAGGAGATTGCCAGACAGATGGCTGCAGTGCAGCAGGGTCCGCAGATTCGCATGCAGCAGGCTCCACCAGTTCAGGTTCAGCATTATCATCAGGTTCCACATCAGCCGGCTCCAGTCCAACAGTACCCTCAGGTTCCTGTTCAGCCGGTTCCAGGAGTTTTTCAGGTTCCACCGCCGCCACCTGCTTTCCCAGTTCAGGTGCCCGAGGTTGATGAGACATTTATCAGGGTGTTGGGACAGATGAAGTATGTGAGTTTGGAGCATTTCACTGGAACGACGGAACCTACAGTTGCTCACGATTGGAAGCACAGTTTGGATAAGTGTTTGAAGACCATCTCGTGCCCACCAAGGCTCAAGCTAAACATCGCTGAGTTGTATTTGCGCGGAGATGCATCAATCTGGTGGGATGGAGTGAGATTGATGCACCGTGGTGAGCtgacatatgatgattttcttTATGCGTTCAACAAGAAGTATTTTCCGAGGGAAGCTTTGCATGAGAAGAAGAATGATTTCGAGCATTTGAGGCAGGGTGCAAAGTCTGTCAGGGAGTATGAGCGGGAGTTTAACCAACTCCGCAGATTTGTGGGTAACAACATAGATGAGGAGGATCTGATCAGGAGGTTCTTAGATGGGATGCGAGTAGAGCTTCGTGGTAGGTGCAGTGTGGTTACCTACACCAGTTTGGAGGATCTGGTAGAGAAGGCGGCTGTGCAGGAGAAATGTATGGGTGAGGAGCAGAAGTTCTCCAAAGCAGTTCAGCCTAAGGCAGGAGGGGCTTCGGGGTCGCAGAAGAGGCCTTGGGAGCAGACTGGAGCACCCCGTTGTGGGCGTTGTCGTCGCCACCATTTTGGGGAATGTTTCCAGTGCTATAATTGCGATCAGTTTGGGCATCTTGCGAAGAACTGTAGGAAGCCACCACGAACTCAGGTTGCAACACCAGCAGCAGCAGTAGCACCAGCAGTGGCAGCGAGGAGCTGTTACGGCTGCAACCAGCCGGGTCACATCTACAGAGATTGTCCGAGGAGAGGCAATGCAGCGCTTCCACCACCACCGAAGCGTCCAGCCATCGCTCCACGGGTCTTTGCAATTGGAGATCCCCAGGGAGCTGAGCCGATAGCGG gtgagaccgacgagcaggagtga
- the LOC106382933 gene encoding uncharacterized protein LOC106382933 isoform X2: protein MAPRKRVVRTQTPRVAREVEDEHVQPAVQQQAAPPIDQDALRQMVQDAARQAAQEAVQQAAQEAARVAAQEIARQMAAVQQGPQIRMQQAPPVQVQHYHQVPHQPAPVQQYPQVPVQPVPGVFQVPPPPPAFPVQVPEVDETFIRVLGQMKYVSLEHFTGTTEPTVAHDWKHSLDKCLKTISCPPRLKLNIAELYLRGDASIWWDGVRLMHRGELTYDDFLYAFNKKYFPREALHEKKNDFEHLRQGAKSVREYEREFNQLRRFVGNNIDEEDLIRRFLDGMRVELRGRCSVVTYTSLEDLVEKAAVQEKCMGEEQKFSKAVQPKAGGASGSQKRPWEQTGAPRCGRCRRHHFGECFQCYNCDQFGHLAKNCRKPPRTQVATPAAAVAPAVAARSCYGCNQPGHIYRDCPRRGNAALPPPPKRPAIAPRVFAIGDPQGAEPIAGETDEQE, encoded by the exons ATGGCGCCCAGGAAGAGAGTTGTTCGTACTCAGACTCCCAGAGTTGCTAGAGAGGTTGAAGATGAGCATGTCCAGCCCGCAGTTCAGCAGCAGGCGGCTCCGCCTATTGATCAGGATGCTTTGAGACAGATGGTTCAGGATGCCGCTAGGCAGGCTGCACAGGAGGCAGTCCAGCAAGCTGCCCAGGAGGCTGCCCGAGTAGCTGCTCAGGAGATTGCCAGACAGATGGCTGCAGTGCAGCAGGGTCCGCAGATTCGCATGCAGCAGGCTCCACCAGTTCAGGTTCAGCATTATCATCAGGTTCCACATCAGCCGGCTCCAGTCCAACAGTACCCTCAGGTTCCTGTTCAGCCGGTTCCAGGAGTTTTTCAGGTTCCACCGCCGCCACCTGCTTTCCCAGTTCAGGTGCCCGAGGTTGATGAGACATTTATCAGGGTGTTGGGACAGATGAAGTATGTGAGTTTGGAGCATTTCACTGGAACGACGGAACCTACAGTTGCTCACGATTGGAAGCACAGTTTGGATAAGTGTTTGAAGACCATCTCGTGCCCACCAAGGCTCAAGCTAAACATCGCTGAGTTGTATTTGCGCGGAGATGCATCAATCTGGTGGGATGGAGTGAGATTGATGCACCGTGGTGAGCtgacatatgatgattttcttTATGCGTTCAACAAGAAGTATTTTCCGAGGGAAGCTTTGCATGAGAAGAAGAATGATTTCGAGCATTTGAGGCAGGGTGCAAAGTCTGTCAGGGAGTATGAGCGGGAGTTTAACCAACTCCGCAGATTTGTGGGTAACAACATAGATGAGGAGGATCTGATCAGGAGGTTCTTAGATGGGATGCGAGTAGAGCTTCGTGGTAGGTGCAGTGTGGTTACCTACACCAGTTTGGAGGATCTGGTAGAGAAGGCGGCTGTGCAGGAGAAATGTATGGGTGAGGAGCAGAAGTTCTCCAAAGCAGTTCAGCCTAAGGCAGGAGGGGCTTCGGGGTCGCAGAAGAGGCCTTGGGAGCAGACTGGAGCACCCCGTTGTGGGCGTTGTCGTCGCCACCATTTTGGGGAATGTTTCCAGTGCTATAATTGCGATCAGTTTGGGCATCTTGCGAAGAACTGTAGGAAGCCACCACGAACTCAGGTTGCAACACCAGCAGCAGCAGTAGCACCAGCAGTGGCAGCGAGGAGCTGTTACGGCTGCAACCAGCCGGGTCACATCTACAGAGATTGTCCGAGGAGAGGCAATGCAGCGCTTCCACCACCACCGAAGCGTCCAGCCATCGCTCCACGGGTCTTTGCAATTGGAGATCCCCAGGGAGCTGAGCCGATAGCGG gtgagaccgacgagcaggagtga
- the LOC106362035 gene encoding protein ANTI-SILENCING 1-like, which translates to MVSMLGVRRINQELFVSVRKISPHLLEGVPDVLAKELFLASGEGPGLANVNPLIRSVQELRGTDMRNLQRRGRIDR; encoded by the exons ATGGTTTCTATGCTGGGTGTGAGGCGAATCAATCAAG AATTGTTTGTGTCGGTGCGAAAGATTTCACCGCATTTACTTGAAGGAGTCCCGGATGTGCTTGCAAAGGAACTGTTTTTGGCATCTGGTGAAGGTCCTGGCCTCGCTAATGTCAACCCATTG ATAAGATCAGTGCAAGAGCTGAGAGGTACAGACATGCGAAATCTGCAGAGACGAGGTCGAATTGACCGTTAA